TTTCCGCCAGGACGACCACGATTACTACAGCCAGCCGGGCCTGCTTTTCAGGGCCATGACTCCGGAACAAAAGCTGGTCCTCTTCGAGAACACAGCCCGTAACATGGGCGATTCCACCCTTCAGATCAAACACCGCCACATCGTCCACTGCTACATGGCCGATCCGGATTACGGCAAGGGAGTGGCTGAGGCTTTGGGCATTGACATCAAGGAAGTCGATCTGACCCCCATGCGATCGGACAGCCGTGAGGCTTGGGAAAAAGACAAAGCCAGAGGCGCTGATCTCAATGTGCCGACTCAGCCTGCCTGCCCGGGGTCAGCCAGGGATCTTCCGCCAGAGGGCCGCGATACCAATGTGAAGGACCCGGCCTCCCTTTACAGCTGGGAGGAAGATCCCCACATCTTGTAAGGACAAGTTGTCAGGTCGGCAAAAACCGGTCATGACAAGTCAAGAGGGGGTGCCAAGGCGCCCCCTCTTTCTTTCTGCCTATCGATCGGCCGGTTAGGGAATGGTGGCTTCAATGTTAAAGCCGTCACCCGTCAGCCCCGTCAGTTGCTTGCCTTCGATCCGGTACCATTCGGATGCTGTCAGGGGAAAATCCAAACTCTCTTTCCCCGTGAGCGGCCCCGGCCGGACAGCATCTTGATCGATGCCAATGGCTCCCTCTTCGCCGGCAATGGTCACCATGTAGTGACGGGCCTTGCCATCATCATCCGTCAGGAAATACTGGCCGGCAAAACCGTAGGGAGTGCGGACAAACTCTGACCGCAATTTTTCATGACCGCCCTGGATAAAGCTGAAGACGAAGCCATCCGCTCCATCAGTGGGCTCGCCTGTGAAACTCACGGCCTCTCCATCCAGGTTATAGGTGAGAGAGGCCTTGTTTCCTGACCGCTCAAGTTTCATGTCTACTGCCCCGAAGATGGCCGCTGTCTGCTGGGCCGACAGTTCATCATCCCAGAGGATGGCCGCCGGCCACATCATGATGTCCGCTGTGGTGAAGCCAATTATCGAGAATACGGCCTCCATGCCATGGTCACGGAACGCATCAAAGGCGCGGGTCATCTTTTCGATCAGACCCGCTTTTGCCTCGAGGTAGGCTTCATAGGAGTTGCCGGATGAAAAACCCGGATTTTTGCTCTCCTCCCCCCGGACGGTCTCCGAAGGAAGCCCGTCTGTCTTATCGACCGGATCTGCCTTATCTGCTTTTTCAATCTGGTCGATCAGGCCGCCGATGCCACCCGGGACCAGCTTGTCCAGGGAAGGTGTCTTCATACAGCCGACGACCAGCAGACTGCTGGCCAGTACGGCTGCCACCACTATAAGTATTTTTTTCATGGGATTTATCCTGCCTTTCCGATCTTTTCTTCAGGCGTCTCCCATGAGGCTTTCGCCGATTTTATTATAGAGAAGCAAGGGTTCCCAAGTGGTAACCTGCAAGCCGGAAACTGGGAAATAGCCCGTTTTGCTCAAATCAGCTGGAGGGTCACCGATTTTTGGGCTTGATCCTTCCTTTTACCGCTGCCGCTTTTGCTATAGTGTGTTCACCAAATCACGCCCCTTATGCCAAACGCTTCCTGCCGTGCGCCTGAAAGAGATTTTCATCTGGAGGAGACCAACCATGAACCAGCCAAGCTTCCGGAAAGCCAAACCTGACGATCTGGACCAGGTGACGGATCTGCTTGCCCGGCTTTTCCAGGACCATGACCCCGCTTCCCTGCTGGAGGAAAACCGGGAAATCCTCCAGGCTGCAAATGAGACCATTTTTCTCGCCTGTTCAGGGAACAAAGCTGTGGGCATCAGCCATGTGGCAATCCGGCATGACTACGTGGAGGGCGCTTCCAGAGGTGACGTCTGTGGTTACCTGGAAGCCCTTTATGTCCTCCCCGCTTACCGTCACCGGGGAATCGGGCGCGGGCTGGTCCGCCATTGCGAAGACTGGTCACAAAGAAAAGGCTGCACCCTTTTTGCGTCCGACTGTGAGCTGGACAATGAGACAAGCCAAGGTTTTCATAAGAAGATGGGATTTTTGGAAGTTGACCGGATAATTCATTACATCAAGCCCCTGGATCAATCCCAGGCTGATTCGCCGTCAGGCTATTTTCGTCCCTGATCCTTGATCCTGCGCTCGATGTCGCGTTCCACGGCACGTTCTCTGATAACCTCCCGCTTATCGTGAAGTTTCTTCCCGCGGGCCAGCCCGATTTCAAGCTTGACGCGGCCACCGGAAAAATAGGCTTTCAGAGGGACCAGGGTCATTCCTTTTTGCTGGACGGCTGCTTCCAGCTGGACAATTTCGTGCTTATGGGCCAGGAGCTTGCGGTCCCGCACCGGGTCGGGGTTGAAACGGTTGCCCTGCTCATAGGGACTGATGTGGGCACCGACCAGGAAAAGCTCGCCGCCTTTGACGGTCACGTAGGCTTCGCCGATGCTGAAATGCCCCTGGCGGACGGATTTGACTTCCGTGCCGGTCAGCACCATCCCCGTCTCCAGCCTGCGAAAGATGTGGAAATCGTGGCGGGCCCGCCGGTTCTCAACGATCAGCTTGGTTTTTTTCTCTTCTGCTTTCATGGCGCCTGCCGATCCAGGAATTGATTGACCTCTTCCAGCTCCGCCATGGGAATAGCGTTCAGGCTGGCATCTGCCTGCCTGCCGGAACACCAGGCGTAGTAACCGGCCGAAGCGATCATGGCCGCATTGTCCGTGCAATAGGAAAGCGCGGGGATGGTCAGGCGGACTCCCATTCTGTCCGTCATGTCTTCCATGGCTTCCCTGAGGCGCTTATTGGCTGAGACGCCGCCTGCCACCACCAGTGAGCGGTAAGGACCGGAAAGCAGCGCCTCCCGGGCGTGGTGAACCAGAGTCTGGACAACTGTTTCCTGGAAGGTAGCTGCAAAATCGGACAAACTGCAGGATGCGGGCCAGGCCGCACCCTCTTTTTCAGCTTCCCGCATCAATTGGCGGTGGCGATTGATGGCCGCGGTTTTGACCCCGCTGAAAGAAAAGTCCAGGGAATCGGGAAAGAGGGTGATCGGCAAGGAAAAGGCCTGCCGGTTGCCGTCTTTTGCCGCCTGCTCGATCAGGGGCCCTCCCGGGTATCCCAGCCCCAGGGTCCGCGCAATCTTGTCGAAGGCTTCACCCGGGGCATCGTCCCGGGTCCGGCCCAGAACCACAAAGGAGCAGTAATCCCTGACTTCAACCAGGCTGGCGTGGCCGCCCGATACGATCAGGCACAAAAAGGGAGGGGCCAGCGAGCGATCCGCCAGATAAGCCGATGCAATGTGGCCTTCCAGATGGTGAACAGGTATGAGCGGCAGGCCGATCGATGAAGCCAGTCCCTTGGCTGCCGCGATGCCGACCAGGAGGGCTCCGACCAGGCCCGGTCCGTAAGTGACGGCAAGTGCGTTCAGATCTTTCAGGCCTATCCCCGCTTCCTCAAGGGCCCGGTCGATTACCGGCAGGATGGTTTTAACATGTTCACGGGAGGCCAGTTCCGGGACAACTCCGCCGTAAGAGGCGTGGAGATCGACTTGTGACGCGACCACACTGGATTTGACCAGGCGCCCGTCAAGGACCACCGCTGCGGCGGTTTCGTCGCAGGATGTTTCAATCCCCAGCACAAGTTTTCCCATTTCCTGAACCATGCCTATCCCCTGCTGTCACCAATCAATGTACAATAGAATAGCGGGCCGGTCTATGATTGTACCGCCTGAAAACCCCGATGGCAAGGAGCTTTTTTTGAGGAAGAAGCCTTACATCCTGCGAAGTAGAAAGAAAAAATCCCGGGTCAAGCTTTTTCTGATTGCCCTGGCTCTTCTGCTTGTTTTCGTGGCCGGTATTGCGGTGACCAGCCTGGTAAAGGCTGACCGGCTGATGAAACAGCCTTCCGAGCCCATCCCCCCCTACGCCACCAATCTTCTGCCCTCCTTTCAGTCTGTATCCTTCAGCTCAGGCGGCGGCCAGATCACCCTCAAGGGCTGGCTGATCAAACCTGAAGGAGAGATCAACCGGGGAACTGCCATTTTGGTTCATGACCAGGGCGGCAACCGTCTGCCCTTCGGCCTGGATTCCGCCCCCCTGATCAGGCAGCTGTCCCGGGAGGGTTTTTATACGCTCCTCTTCGATCTTCGTCACAGCGGTGAATCCGGCGGCAGCATGTCTTCCTTCGGTTATGCGGAATATGAAGATGTCCGGGCCGCTATTGCATGGACCCTCCAGCACGTCCCCTCTTCACCTTTGATCCTTTACGGCTTCGGGTCGGGGACGACCGCTATCATGCGGGCACTTGATTCCCTGGAAGACGACGCCCAAAGAAGCGACGATGAGACCCTGGCAAAAGAGGCCTTGACGGCTCTGGACCGGATCGGGGCCCTGATCGTGGATACACCTGCCCGCGACAGCGATGCTTTTATCAGCGCGGTCATCCGGAAGAATAACAACAAAGCCCTTTTCTGGCTCCCTGATGCCGTTCCCTACGCAATCCGCCTGTCAGCCGGCAAGAGCGTCAGGAAGGATTATTTTGCCTACTTTTCCTCCCTGCCCCTCCCCGTCATGATCATGGGTCACGATCAGGACCCTTTCCTCAAAACCAGCAATTACCGGCCGCTGATCGATGAGCGATTGAGGCTGCATCCCGAAAGGACTGCCACCCATCTGGTCCCGGGCACCGGTCATCTGGAGGCTTATTCCGGTGACCCTGATGCTTACATGGAGGCACTGGCTGCTTTTCTTGCCCGCTGGTTTCCCCCAAAAATGGACTGACTCCTGCGCCTGATTTACAGGTGTCATACCAGGCAATATCGCTTGATTTCTCCTGGACGTGTACGAAAATCCTGAACCTGCCCGGCTCTGCAGGTTGGATTGCCGGATTTCGCTCTGCTGCAAATGCATGACTGCCGGCTCAATACGATCCCCCCAATACCCGCCTGTGCGGACCGGATTGGCCAAGTGGACTCAAGTTTCTGTTTCATCGGGAAGCGAAGCTGAGCAGGATCGCTGTTTCAGCGGAATTGGATATGTAGTTTTGTCCTTATTAGCTCGAAAAAACAATTGACGAACACCTCAGAACTCGTACTTTTATTACCCAAAAAGGAGCCGTCCCGCTCAGAGACGGCTCCTGAATGTTTTCCTGTTGGCAACAGGACAATCGCTTTTAACTGATCCTCATTCCTTTGAGAGTGCCCGCTTTCTCAAGACCAGCGCCGAAGAACCGAGAAGTACCATCAAAGGTGCCAGGTACAGCGTACCGGGCAGTCGTACACCGGTCGCCGGTGTTTTAATTTCGTCTTCATTGCCAAGGACCAGTGTTTCATCTTCAGATTTTTCCGCGCTCTGCCCATCACCATCAGCGGCTGTTTGATCACCGCTCCCGGTTCCGGACACCTGGGTCTCATCATCGTCTTCAGGGCTGCCGCTGTCGCCTGCTGGATTGCCAGGGTCTCCTTCATCCTGATCACCGGCAACCAGACCGCCATCACCCTGATCACTTCCGCCGTCCGCGCCGGTTGATCCGGAATCATCCCCGCCGCCTGGTGATTCCCCTTCGCCGCCAGGTGTTTCGTTCCCGTCGCCGGGCGTTTCATTCCCGCCGCCAGGCATCTCATCTCCACCGCCGGGTGTTTCGTCTCCGCCGGGTATTTCGTCTCCGCCGCCGGGCGTTTCATCGCCGTCGCCAGGCGCTTCATCGCCGTCTTTAATTCTAAGGACATTATAGAAGGTTACGAGTACTTGACCATCTTTGCTGATTGGACCGCAGGCCACACGCCCCTCCTGACGGTCGCCATCATTGATGGTGTAATAGACATCGTATCGATCGTCTTCTTCTTCGGTCACGTTGAAAAATTTCCACTTACTTGAAGGCGAGATTTCCACCTTTTCATCGTGACCCAGCGTATAGTTGTCAACATTCGGATAACTGCTGTCTATACTTGTATCAGTATGAAAGAAAACTTTGAATGAAAACTCCCCTTCAGTCGTTTCACCTTCAACGACCTTCTTGACCACGAATCGGGGTGTTGGTGAAACAGGCTCCCAGTGGTTGGCAAAGGTGACGGTTACCTTCTTGACGTTACTTCCAAGAGCCCCAAGTTTCACCCATAGTCCGCCCAGATCCACTGCATGGAGGGGGGCGGGCTTGACGTTATCGGGGGACTGCTCGAAATATTCGTAATCCACTTTGACTGACGTCTTGTAGCCCTCGACCGCCGCTTCACGAATGGTGTACGGGTAATGGGGATTCACCGTATAGGATTTGTGACCCAAATCGCCAAGCTGAAATTTCTCATTGAGAGGCTGGCTGATGATTTCTCTTGTGATTGTCCCCTGTTCAATCGAAAAGTCGAAGACCCGGTCGTCAGGCGGATTGCCTGTCACAACTTTCCTGATCT
This is a stretch of genomic DNA from Fastidiosipila sp.. It encodes these proteins:
- a CDS encoding GNAT family N-acetyltransferase; amino-acid sequence: MNQPSFRKAKPDDLDQVTDLLARLFQDHDPASLLEENREILQAANETIFLACSGNKAVGISHVAIRHDYVEGASRGDVCGYLEALYVLPAYRHRGIGRGLVRHCEDWSQRKGCTLFASDCELDNETSQGFHKKMGFLEVDRIIHYIKPLDQSQADSPSGYFRP
- the smpB gene encoding SsrA-binding protein SmpB: MKAEEKKTKLIVENRRARHDFHIFRRLETGMVLTGTEVKSVRQGHFSIGEAYVTVKGGELFLVGAHISPYEQGNRFNPDPVRDRKLLAHKHEIVQLEAAVQQKGMTLVPLKAYFSGGRVKLEIGLARGKKLHDKREVIRERAVERDIERRIKDQGRK
- the tsaD gene encoding tRNA (adenosine(37)-N6)-threonylcarbamoyltransferase complex transferase subunit TsaD, encoding MGKLVLGIETSCDETAAAVVLDGRLVKSSVVASQVDLHASYGGVVPELASREHVKTILPVIDRALEEAGIGLKDLNALAVTYGPGLVGALLVGIAAAKGLASSIGLPLIPVHHLEGHIASAYLADRSLAPPFLCLIVSGGHASLVEVRDYCSFVVLGRTRDDAPGEAFDKIARTLGLGYPGGPLIEQAAKDGNRQAFSLPITLFPDSLDFSFSGVKTAAINRHRQLMREAEKEGAAWPASCSLSDFAATFQETVVQTLVHHAREALLSGPYRSLVVAGGVSANKRLREAMEDMTDRMGVRLTIPALSYCTDNAAMIASAGYYAWCSGRQADASLNAIPMAELEEVNQFLDRQAP
- a CDS encoding alpha/beta fold hydrolase, which produces MIVPPENPDGKELFLRKKPYILRSRKKKSRVKLFLIALALLLVFVAGIAVTSLVKADRLMKQPSEPIPPYATNLLPSFQSVSFSSGGGQITLKGWLIKPEGEINRGTAILVHDQGGNRLPFGLDSAPLIRQLSREGFYTLLFDLRHSGESGGSMSSFGYAEYEDVRAAIAWTLQHVPSSPLILYGFGSGTTAIMRALDSLEDDAQRSDDETLAKEALTALDRIGALIVDTPARDSDAFISAVIRKNNNKALFWLPDAVPYAIRLSAGKSVRKDYFAYFSSLPLPVMIMGHDQDPFLKTSNYRPLIDERLRLHPERTATHLVPGTGHLEAYSGDPDAYMEALAAFLARWFPPKMD